In Paenibacillus phoenicis, one genomic interval encodes:
- the wecB gene encoding non-hydrolyzing UDP-N-acetylglucosamine 2-epimerase, with protein sequence MGKIKVMTIFGVRPEAIKMAPLILELQKHPEQIESVVCVTAQHREMLDQVLDVFKIVPDYDLDVMKPNQTLNEITIRVLQGLEGVLKEAKPDIVLVHGDTLTTFLASYAAFLQQIKVGHVEAGLRTWNKLSPYPEEMNRQLTGVLADLHFAPTEWSAGNLRKENKPESAIYVTGNTVTDVFQYTVQPNYTNSVLDWAAGKRLILMTAHRRESQGEPHLNIFRAVRRIADEFEDVAIVYPVHPSPAVREPAYATLGDHPRIKLIDPLDVVDLHNFYPHTHLILTDSGGLQEEAPSFGVPVLVLRDTTERPEGIEAGTLELVGTNEEMVYERTKALLSDQKLYESMSRAANPYGDGQASQRIVNAICHHFGFLKDRPEEFHRKFTN encoded by the coding sequence GTGGGCAAGATTAAAGTAATGACGATCTTCGGCGTCAGACCCGAAGCGATTAAGATGGCGCCGCTGATTCTGGAATTGCAGAAGCATCCCGAACAAATCGAATCGGTGGTGTGTGTGACGGCGCAGCACCGCGAAATGCTTGATCAGGTGCTGGACGTCTTTAAGATCGTTCCGGATTACGATCTGGACGTCATGAAGCCAAACCAGACGCTAAACGAAATTACGATTCGTGTATTGCAAGGATTGGAAGGCGTCCTTAAGGAAGCCAAACCCGACATTGTGCTTGTACACGGCGATACTTTAACGACTTTCTTGGCAAGTTACGCCGCTTTCCTGCAGCAAATTAAGGTGGGGCATGTCGAGGCCGGGTTGCGGACGTGGAACAAGCTTTCCCCTTATCCGGAAGAGATGAATCGTCAGCTGACCGGCGTTTTGGCCGATCTTCATTTTGCTCCGACGGAATGGTCGGCTGGAAATTTACGTAAGGAAAATAAACCGGAGTCAGCTATATATGTCACAGGCAACACGGTGACGGATGTGTTTCAATATACAGTACAGCCGAATTACACAAATTCTGTGCTGGACTGGGCCGCTGGAAAGCGGCTTATTCTCATGACGGCGCACCGCCGCGAGTCGCAAGGCGAACCGCATCTGAATATTTTCCGCGCCGTAAGAAGAATTGCCGATGAGTTTGAGGATGTAGCCATCGTGTATCCGGTTCACCCCAGCCCTGCGGTAAGGGAACCGGCCTATGCAACGTTGGGCGATCATCCCCGTATTAAACTTATTGATCCATTAGATGTGGTGGATTTGCACAACTTCTACCCTCATACGCATTTGATACTTACGGATTCGGGCGGTTTGCAGGAAGAAGCACCTTCCTTTGGTGTTCCGGTGCTGGTGCTTCGCGATACGACGGAGCGTCCCGAAGGGATCGAAGCGGGGACGCTGGAGTTGGTCGGCACAAATGAGGAGATGGTTTATGAACGGACAAAGGCGTTGCTTAGCGATCAGAAGCTATACGAATCAATGAGCCGGGCAGCGAATCCGTATGGTGATGGACAAGCATCTCAAAGAATTGTCAATGCGATTTGTCACCATTTT
- the upp gene encoding uracil phosphoribosyltransferase encodes MRKLVVCDHPLIQHKLTFIRDMRTNTKDFRELVDEVATLMAYEITRDIPLESIKVQTPVAEAESKVISGRMLGLIPILRAGLGMLDGVLKLLPAAKVGHVGLFRDPDTLQPVEYYIKLPTDVQERELIVIDPMLATGGSAIAAITALKNRGCTQIKMMNLIAAPEGVKAVHDEHPDVDIYVAALDSHLNEHGYIIPGLGDAGDRLYGTK; translated from the coding sequence ATGAGAAAATTGGTGGTATGTGATCACCCTTTGATTCAACACAAACTGACTTTTATCCGCGACATGCGCACGAACACAAAGGATTTTCGTGAACTGGTAGATGAGGTGGCGACGTTGATGGCTTATGAAATTACGCGGGACATTCCGCTCGAGTCGATCAAAGTGCAGACGCCGGTCGCTGAGGCCGAGTCGAAGGTCATCTCTGGGCGGATGCTGGGGCTGATTCCGATTCTCCGCGCCGGGCTGGGTATGCTTGACGGAGTGTTGAAGCTGCTTCCTGCGGCAAAGGTGGGACATGTCGGCCTGTTCCGTGACCCGGATACGCTGCAGCCGGTTGAGTATTACATCAAGCTTCCTACCGATGTTCAGGAACGCGAGCTGATCGTCATCGACCCGATGCTGGCCACCGGGGGATCCGCTATTGCAGCGATCACCGCGTTGAAGAATCGCGGCTGCACGCAGATCAAAATGATGAACCTGATCGCCGCGCCGGAAGGGGTTAAGGCGGTGCATGATGAGCATCCGGACGTAGACATTTATGTAGCGGCTTTGGACAGCCATCTGAACGAACACGGCTATATCATTCCGGGCTTGGGCGATGCCGGTGACCGGTTGTACGGCACGAAGTAA